In the Drosophila teissieri strain GT53w chromosome 3R, Prin_Dtei_1.1, whole genome shotgun sequence genome, GTAAAGGATTCTGGTGACCGGACGGAACCTGTAGCTCCACAAAATTAATCTTGTACTGCTCGCGCGAAAAGCGCTTCATCTCATCGACCACACGCTCTTGTCGCCTTTGTATGGGGCTCATGCGATGTGGCTCCGAAACGCGGCACGTGGCTCTGTCCAACTGGGAAGATTATAGGAAGATTATTATTGTGCGGAAGAgcagttaaaaaaatattggaaCTCACCTCACTCGCGTCCAGCGGTCCACTGTACTCACTGGCATAGCCGTACCCGAAATTGTTGGTCAACTTGTAAATGCGCTCGTGGCCGTCGAGCTGCAATTGGCACTGATCGGTGATTCGTTTAAGTTTCCATTCCTGGACCAGATGCTCCTTGTCCGGCAAATGGGCACTGGTGGCGTCGGTCAGCGTGGGTAGGTGCAGGAAAGTAGCGATGTACTCTTTGCGCCCACTCCACTGCTTGGCTGTATCACCCGTACCGCCGCCACCTCCTCTTTCGCCGCCGGGTCCTTCCTGGGCACCCGCTGATAGTGGCAGACAGCGCAGGCAAATTTGGTAGTGATTCTCCTTAGTGTTGAACCTTATCAACAGTGTCTTCAGCTCTCGCAAGTCAAAGGTGCGGCGGCTGTGGAATCTGTCAGAGAGGAAAAATAATAGTGCGTAATGATATCGCTGGAATTTCGTCACTGTGGGCACGCCAGATTGCCGGATGTGACTCACTTGTACAGCTTAACGTCTGCGTAGAAATAAAGATCGTGCGCGTCAACGAATATATCGCAGTTTCTTATGCGATCCACATGCAACGCCTCCGCTTCTACTACCCCCGCCCCCTGACACAACTCTTCACTTgcggaagaagaagcagcagcagctgctgctggctggtgcCACTTTGAGGACTGATTCAGGGCAGGCGGGCGGGGTATGAGCAGCGTGCACGAGTTCTCCAAATAACTGTGTGCAATCTGTCCATTCAACatcttataattttattacgaGACTGCTGATTCTGCTAACTACTGTTTTTTagtataattttatttattttaatgaccAGTATGACCGCCTActcgaaacaaaaaattgctGTTAACTGCTAGATAGGTTTACGTTATGGGCTGCGGGTTCGGCTACACTTCCGACCAATTAAGCcacttttcaaatttgaaGGTATATTATAAGTGAAGCCcgatttataaaataaatgaattgaaaaataattacaattccAAAAGTGTATaaatttcgaatttgaatatttatattgcttTATCTCTGACTCTTTATACAGTTTATAGgctatttacattttttgtttttataatatCAATATTTACCTTTAGTAAAATCagtacttttcattttcagaacatatttaaaatcattGTAGGCTAACTTCAACCGCTTCGTATTCGCTTACGTTTGCAATCGATATCTTCTTGCCTTACGTCGTAAATTGAAGTCGATTTCACGCGTTAGCTCCACTTTGCGGACGCATTAGGACATTGCTCATAAACTCGCTCCATTTGCCAGTCGCCATTATCGATTTGTGGCAGAGGAAAAATAGAGAATTAAAAAATCGCGTTTCAGCGTTAGGTACCGGTTAGAGAGCGCATTAATCGCGGCGTTAAATTGTGAAGTGATTGTGACGTATGAACCACTAAATCCTTACCGTTCGTTTATTCGTGAAACCCGTGTAGCAGAGTTTTCCCGTTCGAAATATTCTCAATCAATCAATACCTCTCTGTCTCTCGCTCGCCCCATACGTGTGTGtgtcactctctctctctctgtatCTGCTTGTGATTGTGTGTGTCGGTGTGGTCTGCTCCTTGggtgcataattaaattaatcaaGTAAATAAAAGCCAGCGAGCGggagcaggaacaacaacagcttCATCATGACCATGGCAGGGCAAACGATCAACGACAGGCTGCTGGCCGCCCGTCACAGCCTTGCGGGCCAAGGACTCGCCAAGTCCGTTTGCAAGGCCACTACGGAGGAATGCATTGGTCCGAAGAAGAAGCACTTGGACTGTGAGTGGCCCTGTCTATCTCTTTCCCTTACCCTCGCTTTCGCTCTTTCATTGCGTAAATCACGGTTACATTTCCTTGTTATCACACGGAGAAAAAAGAGGCACAGTCTTGTGCTACTAGGGGAGATGCACCCCCCTACCACGAAAATAATGCTGAAATTTCACTGTTATTATTGTATAAAGCTTctaaagttatttatttaaatctaCAAACATTCAAAGCAGTAACTTGTctgtttgaaattaaattgaaatcattTTGGTAATGGTATTGATAAAATAATGTTAGACCGGATAaggtgaaaaaaaattaaaaatcaaatgagTCTAGCgcaattacatttttctataaTCAACAAACTAACAACAAATTAgtacagaaaataaaaatttacaatgtacttaaaataaaaagcactACTGCCACAGCTAATACGGGCTGTAAAAGTAACTCAGATGCAACCAGTTCGAGCCACTTGGCTTTCTTGGCCATCCTCACATGCTTTGAGTTTTTGTGCGATAAATCACAAAGTTTTCTGAAAACGAAACCACTGTTCACGGTCCACATAAACCCAAAAACATctaccaccacccacaattGCATCTGGAGCTCAGCTGCTGGTGTTTGTGGACTCCGTTCGTCATTGATTGCACTCCCATCTCTTTCTACCCAatgcgctctctctctctctaatGTTACGTCACTTTCCCACGGGTGCACGTGTGTTTGTAGGGGCTTTGAATGGCTTAAAACGCCTGCGAAATCAggtattgttgttgtcgcgGTATCATGGCTTgttaaatttatgcacaagTCTTTTCCTAATTTGCTGGATTTCCTTAGTCGTTTGAATTTTGCAAAAACTTCTAAAGAGCCCAATATCTTGACATTCCCGTTGAAATCTGGTTTTTTGGTTAGTTTTACTCGCATTGTGACCCCCTTTTATATTGCTTGTtggcaaaacttttttttcgATGAGTCATCAGATATGGCTCCGATTAAAGAGGGCATTACTGAGGGCGTTACTTGCCACATAAACATTGTATTGTAGTTGCCGCAGACCAACTTCCAATGAATTCGCATTTGTCCACGACCAAAAGGAATACATATAACCAAAAATTTGGCCGCAAATGCTGTATGctgttttttgtgttctgATTATTCAAGATAatcattttatattaatatgtaatgtTCAATTCACGTAGCAAAACTCTACAAAAATCTGAGTTCAAAGTAAACTCGTACATTTTACAAAGGGTTGCCCTTTATATCTAACATCTCCCGACAAACATTTGCCTTTATCAACTACCACATTTACTTTAATTATTTGAGAGCATATGAATGTGGATTCAGTCCAGCGATAACTACGGTACTGAAGTCGCCATCTGCCTTGTTATTAAACAACTGTAAATCACTTAAAAATATACGTGAATCAGACTAAAAAAGCGGGCGGATAGTAATTTTAActaaaaaactattttttaaatgcttacCACTCTGCAATTTCAACGCGTTTTTATAAAGAAACAGATCCAGACCACTGTGCTCGTTCAGAAACTCACCAGTTTCGCTTACAAGGGCCAATCAATTTTCCACATTTACTgtttattgaaatttgttcttatttatgtatgtatgtatgcatgaaTCACTGGTCTGGCGCCCGTCAGCTTTcccaaacaaaatgaaacaaaatgcCGGAGAACATCAGGTCTGGCATGTGCAACGCCCCTCGAATCCCATGCAATTATTTTGCTCTGCGACAAACACTTTGCAactgaaatgggaaatgcttCAAATGGAACCGCATGATAGTAGACACAATGGGATTCTGCGCTTATCATCGACACTTTTCCGTTAATATTTAGCTTGATTGGCGGTTGCAAACTGAAAGCGCTGATAAGCCAACAACGACTAAGAGTCGCGACCGATAATGGGACGCAAAAAACAAGATGATTATATTTATGGGAGGTTCGGTCGTACAGCAGAGaaccaaataataaaagtaatcGTTACAGAAACTTTGTAGAAGAGATAAATTGACTTTTAAAGTGGTATGTGGCTTCTTATACGTGTAAACATTTCTTGTTTTGATTACATTAACTACAATTATTGTAAAAATAATGACACTGTTGATTAAATCAATACTAACTAATAGTTGTCAGAAGTAATTTGTGAAtctgtgaaaatattttcaaaaatgttggGCTGtttagtaaaataaatatcaaactAAAGTTAATCGCAACCAATTATCGCAACCAGATtatattttttcgattttatcaATCGTTTGCCTATTTTTTTCTACCAAAAAGTTGTATTGAACGTACACAATTAAGCAACAAATGCCAATGGTGCACTAATAGAAAATtacaatataatattttataattgcttAGTAATACACTCGAGGGATTTCTGTCTATGCGATAAGAAACTAATATAAAGCGttgtttataaaatagaggatattaatttattctctTATGCAAAGTAATGTGTAAAATTATCTTTTGGctgcatttttttaatacaattgcAGATTTGGTGCACTGCACAAACGAGCCGAATGTGTCAATCCCTCATCTGGCCAATTTACTTATCGAGCGTTCACAGAATGCCAACTGGGTGGTTGTCTACAAGTCGCTGATAACCACACATCATCTGATGGCATATGGCAATGAggtttgtatttgtatatttatctGTATCTAGTGTTTGTGTGAAGCTTAGGGGCGTATTACAGTTAAATTTTTACTTTCGTTTAAGCGTTAAAAATGaggtaatttattttatttatttttttatttattgtacagAATGTGGGCACTTCTATAGAAAAGGTCACGTACATAACACGATTCTcatttcttgatttttttgtaGGCTATCTTTAATGGCTAATAATTACTGGAGGCATTACGCTTTTTGGATGACCTCTGACCAAGCTTATCGTTATGTGAtatattactttttgtttctgtttgtccagttttatttattggttatttatttggtGCCGCATAAATTTGTCttcaatgaaaaataattaagtttaaatagGGCCACAACAGATAATATATGGGGGTCAATTTTAaactttatataaattatttgccatttcttattgtcgaaataatatttaacggctttttgattgtttattttccaaatCTTTTCAGCGGTTTATGCAATATCTTGCCTCTAGCAATTCGACATTCAATCTCAGCTCCTTTCTGGATAAAGGAACTGTACAAGGTATAACGAACCCTCTTTATAAAACATCCCAAATTTGTTTCGAACGCATCGACGATTTAATCGATTTAcctattttaaattgttaactAATGCCTACATTTTGATCATTCCCATTCTCTTGTTCAACTCATGCAAATGCTGCGCGAACGTTTGGCTTCAtcttttatacttttatttgattaacaacaatttataaaccaaaaatattaataccGAATGGCGCTGCTTACTGACCTACATACAACACACAATATGGTGGCTAACAACAActtgaaaaatgcaattatccgaaataaatattcaatataaaaaaatataaacctTATACAGATGGTGGCATGGGCGTTCCTGGTGGCAGAATGGGTAAGTATTATACAGAAGCTATTAGAAATTGGATAAAACTTTCCTTATTTGGCTATAGGCATTGAATTCATTACTGGTTGTTACTAAAATTTGTTCTACTTATTATTAAATGCGAAATTAACTAACCAAAAGACACTTCTTTTTAAGTTTCGTATTTGGCATTGCCCAACATTTGTGTGACCTTTATGATTGGATATCTGTACTATATTTTTTGCCCAATCAACAGGTTACGATATGTCTCCCTTTATTCGGCGCTACGCCAAGTATTTGAATGAGAAATCGCTCTCCTATCGAGCCATGGCCTTTGACTTTTGCAAAGTCAAACGGGGGTAAGTAAATCCAGCTTACATTTAAGTGTCATCTTATTGATTTGTATCGCAATCTATAATTTTAGCAAAGAGGAAGGCTCGCTACGCAGCATGAACGCGGAAAAGCTTCTAAAGACTTTGCCAGTTTTGCAGGCACAATTGGATGCACTTTTAGAGTTCGACTGCCAATCCAACGACTTGTCCAATGGTATGTTTATACTcccaaataatttgtaaaatataattataacgATTTTTAGGCGTCATCAATATGAGCTTTATGCTCTTGTTCCGCGATCTCATACGATTGTTTGCTTGCTACAATGATGGCATTATAAATttgcttgaaaaatatttcgacATGAACAAGAAACATGCGCGCGATGCGTTGGATCTTTATAAGAAGTTCTTAGTGCGAATGGATCGTGTTGGAGAGTTCTTAAAAGTGGCTGAGGTAAGAGTGTCGTAtgttaatatattatatatacttttttttaatatcatttacgttttattttctgtttccAGAATGTGGGCATAGATAAGGGTGATATACCCGATTTGACCAAGGCGCCCAGCTCGTTGTTAGACGCCTTGGAGCAGCACTTGGCCACGCTTGAGGGTCGAAAAGTATCCGCTGCTAATACTCCTACACAGTCATCGAGGTTTGTTGATCTATTTTAATGCAATCGTGCGTCACATGCTTTAACCAATACATAGTAGTAGGAGTTTGAAGCTTTCTGTAATATGAAGAATGCAGAAAAAGCTGCGATATTTAAGTGATTTGTACATCTAAAATATCAAACTCCGAAATCGATCTATTGgagtattattattactgtTATCTGTTATATGCTaacataatttaaacattataatTGGTTAGCTTATTTCTATTTGACACATTTCGACGTATTTCCAatgttatataaaataataagaaattattttataattagcAATTATTTATGAAGGATTTAAGAATTCTTTTAGTTCTAATTGTATatggattttatttacttactaTTTAGTGTATTGTTGCGATATATTTTTgacttgcttttttttttgttttttctattattttccttGGTTCTTATGTTGCACCTGATTTGGATGCCTGGCAAACATTAGTAATCAGCGTAATGTAAAATCCGCTGTATCTGCCCTGTCTTCTACCAGCTCGGCTTTTGGTACTGCAGCTGCGTCTAGCAAATTTGATACCACCAACGGCATTGACGAGCAGCTTAAGGCCCAGGTTCTGGCCGAAGAGGAGGCCGCTATGAACCAGTACAAGGTGAGTTTATTTGAAACATTATCCTTATATATCACACCCCAAATAATCCATTTATCTGCCTGCTCTTTTGCTAGTCCAAGGTGTCGTCGCCCACCAGCAGCGGTGCTACTGGCGCTAGCGCTGCACTAACAAATCCATTTCTATCGTCGCCGCCAGCCGCGCAGGCTGGCCAGCCGATAGTTGATCTGTTCGGTGCCGCGTCTGCGCagcccgctgctgctgcagcagccaccAAGGCCTCCGACGATCTGCTGCAGTTGGGCAATCCTTTCGCAGACATGTTTGatggtggagcagctgctgttggAGCCACAGGTGCTGCACTCAATGCCAATAATTTGTGGATGCATAATAACGGTAGCATGTTATAATTTTCTTATAATTTCGTCCTAAGTTCTCGTTTAGCGATTACGATTTaagttacatttattttgtgctgTACATAGGTAACAGTCGATGTGTAAGTGTAGTGATCTTACCTATTTATGTTGTCGTATTCTACAAATCAGAGCTATGAGGAGCGCACTTTTCAGGCGCCCTAGACCCCCCTCACCCTTTGTCTGTCTACTTATCACTTCAGCTTAGACGTCTGTTTGCACAAGTTTACATGCATTCATTATTCATAATTGAAGTCATAGcgatatattttgtattaattcaattatttaccatatttatttttgtaagttttgattttttttttaaattcttgtCTAATGTATTGTTACTCTTCATTTTTTCATCACTGTTTTTTTCCAACCTGAAACTGTAATAACAACATCTTTAACAACGATACCGAAATCAAATCCTCGGTtacgaaaccaaaccaatcGCAAATCTTCCAAAACACGACAACGACCATCGCCTACTGTCCaccgcccacacacacccaactaaactgaaacaaaaccaccaaaaaatgtcaaaataaaacaaacaaaactagGTTTCAATGGAGCATCAGTTTCCTCCGCTGCTGCTACAAATGCATTCGTTTCCGATAGTAATTTCTCATCCGTATTTGGTAATACGGAACCGGCAGGTAAGTCACTCGATGGTAATACGGAACAGTCTTCATTCATTCCTAACTGCAAGCTAAAATCTAATCCTAagaatacatatttaaatatttaatatgcagTCACTAACAACATGCTTATGATTTTCTAACTATTCCAAATTGAGTGAAAATTGAAGTGGTTCGTTTTAGTTTACCAATTGGTTAAGGAAATAACAATGCCAGTAATATCATCCAACTGTGATGTGTTTGATTAATACTAAAATACATGTAGCATGCGATTTAATAAGCCTGATTAATTTCCACTTTTTAAACAGACTCAACAAAGAGCTAAGAAAATTCTTTAGTGCGTATATAAAATTCGATCAGAACTATGCGTGATGATATTAGAACCTGATCCTGTACCTGTATATTTAATTGccagtttttattatttcttatttttttttattacatattttaattgttatccTCTGAATGTTTGCGTTACATTTTACACAGCTTCGACGTCGTTGCCAAATCCATTTTTTGATGACTTATCGTTTCCCCAAGTCTCACTCTCTGCTGAATCTGTTGCTGCGCCCTTTGGCaacaatataaatttcatGGATCAGCAGatgcaaccacaacaacaagcgGCTTTatatttgcagcagcagcaacagcagttgcatctacagcagcagcagcaacactggCCGCAACAGCAAGCGATATTGCCACCTTCCATGTCAGCAGCTCAGTTTCCACCAGGTGAACAATCGTAGCTCCTCGacgcaaaacgaaaacaaacccATTAATCACAAGCATATGTTCCTCTGCGCGCTTTGTTTTTGTACAAAGCTTGATCCATCACTGGCTTGTTGTACTGTATCGGACACTGACTTCTATCTCAGCATCCAAGATCTCCTGAGCTTTGGCCATTGCCACAGATGCTCATCAACACCAAACAGAACGCGCTTTTCCCTCTGTTGTCTGCTCGTGTTTTGTAGCTATTTTATGAAGTTGAGTTGTCTGCAATCGACTATAAACTCGTCCTGTTATTGACAAGGAAGCTGCGTTGTTGTCtcttaacttttaattaattttctacaaaaaaattatttaatatgtgTTTCGTGTGATAACTGTGTGTtaacttttttcattttgtgttaATTTCCGCTATAcgaatttttgcttttttaattCTGAACTTTTTACATAGCTATCAGGATGTATTTTCTATAATATAATGCAACACCTAACACATTAACACAAATTAcattaacaaaaattattctgctttgtaaataattttacCTTTGTCATGTGTGTGTAAATGATAACCTATTATTAATCCACCATATGTCAAAAATCATTAGAGATCGAAAATTCCTAaatctttaaatattcaatgcaatttcatgttatttattttgtaaatgttattttttctctttttctctctcttaTGTTCTTATGTACTGAAcgtaaaaatcaaaaatatcaaaactaaaaacaatttcacaTTGTATCATGTTAATGTTGGTGGCACAAATACATATTGAACACTTAAATCTCAACAAAATGCTAAAacatatttgtgtgttttatgaTTACgctggcaaaatgaaaaatattaaaaacaaattaaaaccgaAATATCAAATATCTACGGCAATCAAACTCAACGCTAACTCGACaaacatcaaaacaaatcCTTTGGGCTCATCGGCttcattatttatgcatacCTACTATATATACACCAATGTGTTTGTCTCTGTGTATAAATGTCTGCTAAAAACGGTGCATTGGCTATGGCTATCCCCAATCAACCATGTCGCCTGAATAATATAAATCTATCAAAGGCTTCGATGCCTTGGGCGATGTCCTCAAGCCGGCCtcagccagcaacaacagcaatcaaATGAACGTTGTCGCCGCAGGTTACTCCAGCAATAGCAGTTCGATCCTAGCgttacaacagcagcagcaccagcagcaacaccagcagcaataccagcagcaactccagcagcaacagcagcagccaccagcTGGCACTGGAAAGATAATTACCGGCGACTTGGATAGTTCACTAATGTCACTCGTTGATAActtaaatattaacaaaacGGCAAGTGCAAAGTGAGTAGATCGAGCCAGTAAACTGATGATTGTATGTGCGTGCGTTCGAAAGCGAAGCCAAACCAGAATGTTGATCAGAATCCATGTTGTCACATCCCTTTCGGTTGATCCGC is a window encoding:
- the LOC122622134 gene encoding phosphatidylinositol-binding clathrin assembly protein LAP isoform X20, encoding MTMAGQTINDRLLAARHSLAGQGLAKSVCKATTEECIGPKKKHLDYLVHCTNEPNVSIPHLANLLIERSQNANWVVVYKSLITTHHLMAYGNERFMQYLASSNSTFNLSSFLDKGTVQDGGMGVPGGRMGYDMSPFIRRYAKYLNEKSLSYRAMAFDFCKVKRGKEEGSLRSMNAEKLLKTLPVLQAQLDALLEFDCQSNDLSNGVINMSFMLLFRDLIRLFACYNDGIINLLEKYFDMNKKHARDALDLYKKFLVRMDRVGEFLKVAENVGIDKGDIPDLTKAPSSLLDALEQHLATLEGRKVSAANTPTQSSSSAFGTAAASSKFDTTNGIDEQLKAQVLAEEEAAMNQYKSKVSSPTSSGATGASAALTNPFLSSPPAAQAGQPIVDLFGAASAQPAAAAAATKASDDLLQLGNPFADMFDGGAAAVGATGNDGDGTAKYDGAGSSPFDWGATDDDGGAAQ
- the LOC122622134 gene encoding phosphatidylinositol-binding clathrin assembly protein LAP isoform X11, whose product is MTMAGQTINDRLLAARHSLAGQGLAKSVCKATTEECIGPKKKHLDYLVHCTNEPNVSIPHLANLLIERSQNANWVVVYKSLITTHHLMAYGNERFMQYLASSNSTFNLSSFLDKGTVQDGGMGVPGGRMGYDMSPFIRRYAKYLNEKSLSYRAMAFDFCKVKRGKEEGSLRSMNAEKLLKTLPVLQAQLDALLEFDCQSNDLSNGVINMSFMLLFRDLIRLFACYNDGIINLLEKYFDMNKKHARDALDLYKKFLVRMDRVGEFLKVAENVGIDKGDIPDLTKAPSSLLDALEQHLATLEGRKVSAANTPTQSSSNQRNVKSAVSALSSTSSAFGTAAASSKFDTTNGIDEQLKAQVLAEEEAAMNQYKSKVSSPTSSGATGASAALTNPFLSSPPAAQAGQPIVDLFGAASAQPAAAAAATKASDDLLQLGNPFADMFDGGAAAVGATGFNGASVSSAAATNAFVSDSNFSSVFGNTEPAGFDALGDVLKPASASNNSNQMNVVAAGYSSNSSSILALQQQQHQQQHQQQYQQQLQQQQQQPPAGTGKIITGDLDSSLMSLVDNLNINKTASAKPVQWNSPKNTAKPGANWTPQPMAATTGAGYRPMAHGMTVSPAPITINHPYIHASYPVTPNYMQGMTVMGQPSMMGQAAAPLIGVQPTMMAAPHSNATGIMQPIQPTQNGSNKGVPLDPFGAL
- the LOC122622134 gene encoding phosphatidylinositol-binding clathrin assembly protein LAP isoform X12, which produces MTMAGQTINDRLLAARHSLAGQGLAKSVCKATTEECIGPKKKHLDYLVHCTNEPNVSIPHLANLLIERSQNANWVVVYKSLITTHHLMAYGNERFMQYLASSNSTFNLSSFLDKGTVQDGGMGVPGGRMGYDMSPFIRRYAKYLNEKSLSYRAMAFDFCKVKRGKEEGSLRSMNAEKLLKTLPVLQAQLDALLEFDCQSNDLSNGVINMSFMLLFRDLIRLFACYNDGIINLLEKYFDMNKKHARDALDLYKKFLVRMDRVGEFLKVAENVGIDKGDIPDLTKAPSSLLDALEQHLATLEGRKVSAANTPTQSSSNQRNVKSAVSALSSTSSAFGTAAASSKFDTTNGIDEQLKAQVLAEEEAAMNQYKSKVSSPTSSGATGASAALTNPFLSSPPAAQAGQPIVDLFGAASAQPAAAAAATKASDDLLQLGNPFADMFDGGAAAVGATGAALNANNLWMHNNGFNGASVSSAAATNAFVSDSNFSSVFGNTEPAGYSSNSSSILALQQQQHQQQHQQQYQQQLQQQQQQPPAGTGKIITGDLDSSLMSLVDNLNINKTASAKPVQWNSPKNTAKPGANWTPQPMAATTGAGYRPMAHGMTVSPAPITINHPYIHASYPVTPNYMQGMTVMGQPSMMGQAAAPLIGVQPTMMAAPHSNATGIMQPIQPTQNGSNKGVPLDPFGAL
- the LOC122622134 gene encoding phosphatidylinositol-binding clathrin assembly protein LAP isoform X9 — translated: MTMAGQTINDRLLAARHSLAGQGLAKSVCKATTEECIGPKKKHLDYLVHCTNEPNVSIPHLANLLIERSQNANWVVVYKSLITTHHLMAYGNERFMQYLASSNSTFNLSSFLDKGTVQDGGMGVPGGRMGYDMSPFIRRYAKYLNEKSLSYRAMAFDFCKVKRGKEEGSLRSMNAEKLLKTLPVLQAQLDALLEFDCQSNDLSNGVINMSFMLLFRDLIRLFACYNDGIINLLEKYFDMNKKHARDALDLYKKFLVRMDRVGEFLKVAENVGIDKGDIPDLTKAPSSLLDALEQHLATLEGRKVSAANTPTQSSSNQRNVKSAVSALSSTSSAFGTAAASSKFDTTNGIDEQLKAQVLAEEEAAMNQYKSKVSSPTSSGATGASAALTNPFLSSPPAAQAGQPIVDLFGAASAQPAAAAAATKASDDLLQLGNPFADMFDGGAAAVGATGAALNANNLWMHNNGFNGASVSSAAATNAFVSDSNFSSVFGNTEPAGFDALGDVLKPASASNNSNQMNVVAAGYSSNSSSILALQQQQHQQQHQQQYQQQLQQQQQQPPAGTGKIITGDLDSSLMSLVDNLNINKTASAKPVQWNSPKNTAKPGANWTPQPMAATTGAGYRPMAHGMTVSPAPITINHPYIHASYPVTPNYMQGMTVMGQPSMMGQAAAPLIGVQPTMMAAPHSNATGIMQPIQPTQNGSNKGVPLDPFGAL
- the LOC122622134 gene encoding phosphatidylinositol-binding clathrin assembly protein LAP isoform X15 gives rise to the protein MTMAGQTINDRLLAARHSLAGQGLAKSVCKATTEECIGPKKKHLDYLVHCTNEPNVSIPHLANLLIERSQNANWVVVYKSLITTHHLMAYGNERFMQYLASSNSTFNLSSFLDKGTVQDGGMGVPGGRMGYDMSPFIRRYAKYLNEKSLSYRAMAFDFCKVKRGKEEGSLRSMNAEKLLKTLPVLQAQLDALLEFDCQSNDLSNGVINMSFMLLFRDLIRLFACYNDGIINLLEKYFDMNKKHARDALDLYKKFLVRMDRVGEFLKVAENVGIDKGDIPDLTKAPSSLLDALEQHLATLEGRKVSAANTPTQSSSNQRNVKSAVSALSSTSSAFGTAAASSKFDTTNGIDEQLKAQVLAEEEAAMNQYKSKVSSPTSSGATGASAALTNPFLSSPPAAQAGQPIVDLFGAASAQPAAAAAATKASDDLLQLGNPFADMFDGGAAAVGATGFNGASVSSAAATNAFVSDSNFSSVFGNTEPAGYSSNSSSILALQQQQHQQQHQQQYQQQLQQQQQQPPAGTGKIITGDLDSSLMSLVDNLNINKTASAKPVQWNSPKNTAKPGANWTPQPMAATTGAGYRPMAHGMTVSPAPITINHPYIHASYPVTPNYMQGMTVMGQPSMMGQAAAPLIGVQPTMMAAPHSNATGIMQPIQPTQNGSNKGVPLDPFGAL
- the LOC122622134 gene encoding phosphatidylinositol-binding clathrin assembly protein LAP isoform X18, producing MTMAGQTINDRLLAARHSLAGQGLAKSVCKATTEECIGPKKKHLDYLVHCTNEPNVSIPHLANLLIERSQNANWVVVYKSLITTHHLMAYGNERFMQYLASSNSTFNLSSFLDKGTVQDGGMGVPGGRMGYDMSPFIRRYAKYLNEKSLSYRAMAFDFCKVKRGKEEGSLRSMNAEKLLKTLPVLQAQLDALLEFDCQSNDLSNGVINMSFMLLFRDLIRLFACYNDGIINLLEKYFDMNKKHARDALDLYKKFLVRMDRVGEFLKVAENVGIDKGDIPDLTKAPSSLLDALEQHLATLEGRKVSAANTPTQSSSNQRNVKSAVSALSSTSSAFGTAAASSKFDTTNGIDEQLKAQVLAEEEAAMNQYKSKVSSPTSSGATGASAALTNPFLSSPPAAQAGQPIVDLFGAASAQPAAAAAATKASDDLLQLGNPFADMFDGGAAAVGATGAALNANNLWMHNNGNDGDGTAKYDGAGSSPFDWGATDDDGGAAQ
- the LOC122622134 gene encoding phosphatidylinositol-binding clathrin assembly protein LAP isoform X19 produces the protein MTMAGQTINDRLLAARHSLAGQGLAKSVCKATTEECIGPKKKHLDYLVHCTNEPNVSIPHLANLLIERSQNANWVVVYKSLITTHHLMAYGNERFMQYLASSNSTFNLSSFLDKGTVQDGGMGVPGGRMGYDMSPFIRRYAKYLNEKSLSYRAMAFDFCKVKRGKEEGSLRSMNAEKLLKTLPVLQAQLDALLEFDCQSNDLSNGVINMSFMLLFRDLIRLFACYNDGIINLLEKYFDMNKKHARDALDLYKKFLVRMDRVGEFLKVAENVGIDKGDIPDLTKAPSSLLDALEQHLATLEGRKVSAANTPTQSSSNQRNVKSAVSALSSTSSAFGTAAASSKFDTTNGIDEQLKAQVLAEEEAAMNQYKSKVSSPTSSGATGASAALTNPFLSSPPAAQAGQPIVDLFGAASAQPAAAAAATKASDDLLQLGNPFADMFDGGAAAVGATGNDGDGTAKYDGAGSSPFDWGATDDDGGAAQ